In the genome of Luteitalea pratensis, the window GTCAGGAACGGGCATCTCGTTCCGCTCGACGGGCGTGTCGACGCTCAACTGCCGTCACGGCTCCGGGTCATGGCCGACTTGGCGACGCGGTTCGGGCGATTCGGCGTTGGCGCCCGCCGCGTCGCCGCGAACGTGTCGCTCACCCGCACGCCCGGTGAAGTGGGCCTGCTGGCCACGTTTCTCGAAGAGCCGGATTGGCAGCTGCCGTTGTTGGTCGAGACGATGCTCGACAGTCCTCTCCGCTACCCGTTCGAGGCGCCAGGGTCGGACGTCGCCTGGACGATCCGCGAGGCGCCGGGCGGGAACGTTCTCGCACGACGCTATCGCGCTCGCGTCAGCGACAGCTGGATCCTGCGCTGGCTGTCAGGCATGGTGAACGATGCGGTGGGAAGCTTCCGGGACGGCGCGGAACGGGAAGCGGATCGGTACCATCGAGCCTGCCTCCTCGCACTCCGCGACGACCTTGCCACCCTCGACGCTGCTCCGTAGCCAGCGCGCCCGTCACATGTCAGCGCCCAGCCGAACCGCTGGACGTCTGCGTCGGGCTCCGCATCCCCGACGCGGTGCAGCGGTTCTCTCGCGAGTTGACGCATTCGGCAGATCCGACACGAGAAAACACATGCCGAACCTTCGTCGCCGAGACATCACACGCCGATCAACGTGACCGGTCGCCCCAGGAACGCGGCGTAGCGCTGGACGCCTCGAACGAGGGCCCGTCGCTGTCCAGGCGCGAGCGTTTCCAGGAGACGCACTTCGACGAGGAGGGGAGCCGTCGGACGCGGTGACAGCGTCCGGCGCCACGTGCCCACGTGGCGGCCCTCCAGCATGAGTGGCTGCGACAGCAGCGCCGACTGCGCGACTGTGGAAACCGGCGTCGACGCATGCAGTAGCGGGCGGCGATCGCGGTAGGCGACCGTGTACTCGTCGAAACTGGGGAGCAGGTGCACAGCCGCCGCACGGCGAGCGGCCGCTGGCGGGCGCTGCTTCGTGGCCGCCGTCGTCTCGTGGCCTTCGGCGCTCTGCCAGTACTCGGTTCGGTCGATGATGCGGCGTTGCAGGGCATCGCCCGCGAGCGCGATGCCTTCGCGCACGGCGCCCATCGGCAACCCTGACCACCAGGCGGCGTCGCTTACGGTCGCCGGGCCATGACTGGAGAAGTAGCGCGTCACGAGTGCGGTGACGGCTGCCTCCCGGTCGACGGGACGCGCTGGTGGCACGCGCTCGTCGATCAATGCGTACGTGAATTGCTTGCCGACGCGCGGGCCACTGCAGATGAGGCCCTCGAGTTCGGCGTGCATCACCAGGTGGGCGAGACGTTGGTCGGCGGGGTCGATGCGGGCGCGCCGGAGGACGTCGGCCAACTCGGGGCGCGTGAGGTGACGGCCGCCCGCGAGCGCCCGCGCGAAGACGCGCTCGGCCTTCGCGCGTGTGGAGGGGTCGAGGCCGAGTTCCCGGTAACGTGCCGCGCTGGCGGTCTGTATGCGCGGGCCCGTCAGCGCGAGCATCCACCGCAGGTCCTCGGGCGCGACGAAGTGCCACGTCGGCCGCAGTACGTGCGTGCGGACGAGGGCACCGGCGTCGAACGCCGCGAGCACGTTGGCTTCCGTGGTTGCCGTGGCGAGACGCTGACCGATCGCCCACAGGGCGCCCGAGAAATCCTGCGCCTGCACGGCGCCGAACCAACGGACGACGTCGACAGGCGAGGGTAATCCGTCGCCGGCAAGATGATGGCGCGCCAGACGTTCGCGAAGCATGCGTCGCGCCATCGTCGCATACCGGGAAAGCGCCTCGGCGAGAGGCGCCCCTGTTCAGTCTCGGGGCTCAAAGTCTCAGGTCTCAAAGTCTCAAAGTCTCAGGTCTCAGGTCTCAGGTCTCAGGTCTCAGGGAAGACGTGAGACTGATCTCGTAGCTGCCCGTCGACCTGACGGAGTGACCGTCGAGCAAGCTCGACGGCGACATCATCAACGCCGTCTTGGTGCCCGGTGCCCGGTGCCCGACACCAGGCATCAGGCATCAGGCATGAGGCATGACCTACGGCTGGCTCGTCGTCGTCGCGGTCGCGGGACGCTGGGCCGGCGCGCCCGGAGGGGGCGTCGCGGGGCGCGGCTTGGGCAGTGGCTTGCGCGGGAACAGCGCGTCGCGGTTCGCGGCCTGATAGGCAAACGACGCGATCACGATCGCGTTCTGCATCAGGTCCTGCGGAATGGCGCGCTCGTAGACGTCCAGGTTCGTGTGATGCGTGCGCGACGAGTACTCGAGCGGATCCTGGATGAACTGGAACCCGGGAAGGCCGACGGCATCGAAGGCCTGATGGTCGGTGCCACCCGTGTTGCGAATGCTGAGCGTCTCCATGCCGAAGTTGTGGAACGGCTTCATCCACGCCTCGAACACCGGCGCCGCCGCCTCGTTGCCCTGCAGGTACACGCCGCGGAACGCGCCGCCGCCGTTGTCCATGTTCAGGTAAACCGACAGCTTGCCGTGTTCCGGCTTCAGCTTCATGTCGGTGGGATCGGCGAAGTGCTCCTTGACGTAGGCGCGCGAGCCGAGCAGGCCCTGCTCTTCCCCGGTCCAGAGCGCCATCCGGATGGTGCGGCGCGGCTTCAGCCCGCTCGTCTGCAGGATGCGCATCGCCTCCATCATCACCGCGGAACTCACGGCGTTGTCGGTCGCGCCGGTGCCGGTGTGCCACGAGTCGAAGTGCGCGCCGATCATCACGACTTCGTCGGCCTTGTCGGTGCCCGGGATCTCGGCGATGACGTTGTAGACATCGAGCGAGGTGTCGACGAACCGGCTGCGCACGTTCATCGTCAGTTTCACCGGCACCTTCTTCTCGAGCACACGCAGCAGGCGGCCGTAGTGTTCGCCGGCGAGCACGACCTGCGGCACTGGCACCTGCCCCTCGACCGTGCGATCGCCATCGCCGGGCATCGGCCCCTGCGCGATCACGGCGCCGTTGTCACCGCGAGCGCCGGCCGACATCTCGACGACGGCGAGGATGCCTTCCTCCTTGTAGAAGGCCATCCGCTTCTTGCGGAACTCCATCCCGGCGCCGAAGCCGCCCGGGAAGCGTCCACGCGCGCTTCCGATCTGGTCGTGCGACAACTCCTCGAGGCCCGTCTCGGTGTAGCGGCGTGTCGGCGATTCGAAGAACGACGCGACCTCGCGGGTCGGAGACTGCAACACGAACTTGCCCTTCAGCGTCCCCTTGTACTTGGCGAAGTCTTCGTCGGTCTCGATCGTGACCGCCACGGCGTCGCCGCTCACTTCGCCTTCTGTGCCGGGCGTCCATGCTTTCGGGTACCCGAGCAGGACGAAGGGCTGTGGCGCGTCCATGCGGATGGACGTGTGCTCGTTCACCCAACCGCGGCCGAAGGGGCCCCACTTCTCCGTGTGGACGTTGGCGAGTCCCCACGCGGTCAACTGCTTCTGCGCCCACGCCGCGGCCTGGTGCATCATCGGCGAGTTGGTGAGGCGCGGGCCGTTGATGTCGGTCAGGTAGCTCAGCGTCTCCATCACCTTGGAGTTGCTGACGCCCTCCTGCTTGATGCGATAGATCGCGTCGAGGTCGGCCTGATCGCGCAACTGCGCGGTCACCGGCACGGCGAGGGTGGCGGCCACCAGGGCCGTGGCGAGCGCAGCCCGACGCGTCCCGCCAGGAAGGGTCCAGCGAATCATCTACGTAGCTCCTTGAAACTCGGGTCGCCCGGACAGGGACACCCGGCTGCGACAGCCCTGGCGCGACGTAGCCTTTGGCGAAGTCGGCCGGGTGACGCGGGCGAACACACGATGTTACCCCCGCGAGGCACCGCAGGTCATCGGGGATCTAGGCCTGGATACCATTCGATACACATGTCCGCCGACCTGAAGGTCGGCGGCTACGGCCCTCGGCGGAGCCGTCGATCGTTGGCAGCACACCGCAGCTGCTCGGGGACGCTGACAGCCTGGATGCTTTCTCTAGCGGAAGGGCGACAGTAGGCGTCGACCTTCAGCTCGACGCACGCATCGGGACTCGACGCGTTCTGACTGCGTGCTAGTTGGCGTTTGCGGCGGTCGCGGCTGCGGTCGGCACGGCGCGTGCGAGGCGACCGAGCGGCCGGTCTGGCGAGCCGGCAAAGCGCCACGCCTGGCGCTCGCGGTGCTCGACGAACGAGGCCAGCGCCGAGTCGGGAATTGGCTGGCCTGGCGGCAGCTTGCGGTGCTCGTCCAGCGGATTCACGTGCGTGCCGCCCTTGAGCAACTCGTAATGCAGGTGCGGGCCCGTGGACAGGCCCGTCGAGCCAACGTTGCCGATGAGCTCACCCTGTGAAATCCGCATTCCGGCGCGGATGCCCGAGGCGATGCGCGAGAAGTGCAGGTAGCGGGTCTCGTAGCCGCTGTCGTGACGGATGTAGACCGAGTTGCCGCCGCCACCGGTCCAGCCGGCCCGGAGGATCATGCCGCTTGCCACGGCCAGCACCGGCGCACCGCTCGGGGCACCGTAGTCCACGCCGCGATGCGCGCGAGCCGTCCCGAGGACGGGGTGCACCCGGCGGAACGAGAAACCCGAGGTCACGCGCGGCTCGAATTTCAGCGGTGACTTCAGGAAGAAGCGACGCATCGATCGGCCGTCGCGGTCGTAATAGTCCGCCTTCTGGCCGGGCACTGCGTACCGGAACGCCTCGAAGCTGCGTCCACTGGTGGTGAACCGCGCCGCGACGATATCGCCGTAGCCGCCGAACTCGCCCTCGCGGACCACCTTCTCGAACAGCAACTCGAACGAGTCGCCCGGCTGTAGTTCGTTGGCGAAGTCGACCTCGCCCTCGAACACCCGCGCGAACTCGAGCGCGAGCCCGATACTCTCGCCAGCTGCATTGACCGCGGCGATGAGTGACGGCGTTTCGCGCGAGATCTCGCCACGAATCGACATCAGGGCCTTGTGTTTCTCGTAGGGCACGACCTGGACGTCGTAGTCAGGCATGGCATCGGCCGCCTGCTCGTCGGCGCCGACGACCTTGAGGAACTTGTCCGCGTCGATCTGGTACGTGAACTCGCGGATCATGCCGTCGAGCCCGAGTTGCAGGCGATACGGGCGATCGGCGCGGATGCGGCGCAGGTCGAAGCGCTTCTTCGCCGACTCGACGAAGTGATTGACGATGTCGTCGCTGACCTGATGGGCACGCAACAGGCTGGCCAGCGTGGCGTTGCGGGGCACTCGTGCCTCGATGAGGCGGGTAGCTTGTTCCTGCACCTGGACGGCTGCCAGGGCGCTCACAGACTCTTGCGGCGTCGGCTGCGCCGAGCAGGCGGACAGCGCCACGGCGGCTGACAGGGCGAGGGGGAGGGTTCGCTTCGTCACGCGGGCGTCAGAATACAAACGTTTGAATAGCGGGGCTACTGCAAATTGTTAGTTCTACCGAGAATGTAGGGATCGGATGCCCCAAAACCGTCGCTGCTTCGGCGGAAGCGCGTCCTCCACAACCCAAGGTGGGCGCATTTCGAGGCGTTTCGCCGCGCCTTCGTCGTCGACCTGACTTCGGCGAAACCGTCCCACCAGCTTTTCGTATCAACGGTTCTAATGATTGGACGTCTGCTTCTCACCCTTCTGGTTGCCTCGCCAGCGATTGCCGCCGCCCAGCCGGCGTGGTCTGCAGAGGCAATCGACGCGGAACTGCGCGAGGTGATGCGACTCACCGGCGCACGCGCGCTGGGAATGGCGGTGATCAGGGACGGGCAGGTGGCGGAGGTGCGGGCCCAGGGGGCACGTAACGCGACAGGCGCGCCGCTGCTCCCCGACACCGTCATGTACGGCGCATCGCTCACCAAGGCCGCGTTCGGCTACATGGTTATGCAACTGGTGGACGAGGGGCGCCTGGACCTCGACGCATCCATCGCCCGATACCTGGACCGGCCCTTGCCAGAGTACCCGCCGGACGACAAGTACGGCCCGTGGAAGGACCTTGGTGGTGACGACCGCTGGCGGCAGCTGACGCCGCGCATCCTGCTCACGCATGCCTCGGGCTTTGCCAACTTCGCGTTCCTCGAGCCGGATGGGAAGCTCCGTTTTCATTTCCCGCCCGGTGCCCGCTATGCGTACTCGGGCGAAGGCCTGATCCTGCTCCAGTTCGTGCTCGAGAAGGGTCTCGGGCTCGACGTCGGCGCCGAAATGCAACGCCGCGTGTTCGACCGTTTCGGGATGCGGACGACAAGCATGACGTGGCGGCCCGACTTCGCCGCCAACCTGGCCGACGGCTGGGACGCGCAGGGCTCTCCGGTACCGCACGACGAGCGCAGCAAAGTACGCGCAGCCGGGTCGATGGACACCACCCTGCGCGATTTCGCGCGGTTCGCGGCCGGCTATGTGCGCGGCGATGGCCTGACCCCCAAGGGCCGCGCCGACCTCACGCGGCCGCAGCGTTCCATCACCACGGCATCGCAATTCCCCACGTTCCAGCCAGAAATCCCACCCGCCCGTCGTCGTCGCGATCTCGCGGCCGGCCTCGGCGTGATCGCCTTCGACGGCCCGCAGGGGCCGGGCTTCTACAAGGGCGGCCACAACGACTCCACGGGGAGCACGTGGGTCTGTGTCGAGCGGCGCCGGGACTGCGTCGTCATCCTCGCCAACGACGTCCGCGCCGAGCCGGCGTTTCCTCGTCTGGTGCACTTCGTCCTCGGCGACACCGGCGCGCCATGGACGTGGGAATACGGGGACATGACGTTCACGCCGCTGCGCGCGACTCCCCGCGCACCGTAAGATCGGACGCGATGGCTCTCGTCCGACCGTTCCGCGCCCTTCGTCCTCGCCCCGACCTCGCCGCCGAGATGGCGGCCGTTCCCTACGACGTCGTCAACGTCGAGGAGGCGCGTGCCCTCGCGCAGGGCCGCCCCAACAGCCTCCTGCACGTGTCGCGTGCGGAGATTGACCTGGCACCGACCGTGTCGCCCTACGCCGACGAGGTGTACACGCGTGCGTGGGAGACGTTCGAGGCATTCCGGTCGAGCGCCTTGGTCCAGGACCACTTGCCGCGGCTGTACGTCTACCGGCTGCGCATGGGCGACCACGAGCAGACGGGGCTTGCCGGCGCATTCTCGGTGGACGAATACCGCCGCAACGTCATCGTCAAGCACGAGCGCACCCGCAAGGACAAGGAAGACGACCGGACGCGGCACATCACGGAACTGCGTGCGCAGACCGGCCCGGTGTTGCTCACGTTCCGCGACACGCCGGCGGCGTCGGCCGCGATCGCCGATGTCACCGCCGGGACGCCGCTCTACGACTTCGTGGCCGACGATGGCGTGGGGCATGCGGTGTGGGCGGCAAACGATGCGCAGGCCGCGGCGCTGAAGGCCGCGATGGCGGACGTGCCGTTCGTGTACATCGCCGATGGTCATCATCGTGCCGCGAGTGCGGCCCGCGCACAGGACGCGCTCGGTGCCGAAGCCGACGACGAGGGGGCGTTCTTCCTGGCGGTCGCCTTCCCGGACACACAGATGCGGATCCTGCCGTATCACCGTGTCGTCAAGGACCTGAAGGGACACACGCCCGAGGCGTTGCTCACGGTGCTGGCGCAGCGCTTCCCGATGTCGGCCGGTTCGCCGGTGCCGTCACGCAAAGGCGAATGCGGTGTCTACATCCGCGGCAAGTGGTACACGCTGACACTCGGCGATGACACGACCGATGCCGCCGATCCGATTCGCACGCTCGACGTCTCGCGGTTGCAGGAGCAGGTTCTCGCGCCGGTGTTCGGCATCGAGGATCCACGCACCGACACGCGCATCGATTTCGTCGGCGGCATTCGCGGCACCGGCGAACTTGAGAAGATCGTCAACGGCAAGAAGGCGGAGATCGCGTTCTCGATGTACCCGGTGACGCTCAGCGAACTCATGGCCATCGCCGACGCCGGCGCGATCATGCCGCCCAAGTCAACCTGGTTCGAGCCCAAGCTACGCGACGGGCTGCTCATTCACGAGATATAGGCAATTTCAGAATTTCAGAATTTCACGAGTTGCAGGATTGGCTCGCACACGTCGGAAGGTCGAAGGTTCGTGAAATTGCAGCCGCAGAGCATCAGGTGACGATGTAGCCGCCGACCTTCAGGTCGGCACCGCCGGACCGGCGTCATTGGTCGGCGCCGACGATCGGGAAACGCGGCGGGTCCGCACGCAGTACTCCGAAGTCAGGAATGCCATTGATCGCCGTCCGTCAGGCCGCCCTCCTCGCCCTCTGCACGCTTGGCTTCTCGGCCGTGGCGCTGGCACAGCGTCCCGCGGCTGACCTGCGCGTGCGGGTCTCGGACCCGCTCGGCGACCCGATCGCGGGTGCCAGCGCGTTGGTCGACACCGATGGCCACGGCAGCGGGCGTGCCGTCATTACCGGGCCCGACGGCGTCGCCGTCGTGCCGGTGCCCGAACTGCCGATGCCGCTGCTGCTGCGCGTGTCGGCGCCAGGGTTTGCCGAGCATCTCGAGAACCTGCAGCCAGGA includes:
- a CDS encoding DUF1015 domain-containing protein, with the protein product MDVGIRGHDVHAAARDSPRTVRSDAMALVRPFRALRPRPDLAAEMAAVPYDVVNVEEARALAQGRPNSLLHVSRAEIDLAPTVSPYADEVYTRAWETFEAFRSSALVQDHLPRLYVYRLRMGDHEQTGLAGAFSVDEYRRNVIVKHERTRKDKEDDRTRHITELRAQTGPVLLTFRDTPAASAAIADVTAGTPLYDFVADDGVGHAVWAANDAQAAALKAAMADVPFVYIADGHHRAASAARAQDALGAEADDEGAFFLAVAFPDTQMRILPYHRVVKDLKGHTPEALLTVLAQRFPMSAGSPVPSRKGECGVYIRGKWYTLTLGDDTTDAADPIRTLDVSRLQEQVLAPVFGIEDPRTDTRIDFVGGIRGTGELEKIVNGKKAEIAFSMYPVTLSELMAIADAGAIMPPKSTWFEPKLRDGLLIHEI
- a CDS encoding M20/M25/M40 family metallo-hydrolase, with the protein product MIRWTLPGGTRRAALATALVAATLAVPVTAQLRDQADLDAIYRIKQEGVSNSKVMETLSYLTDINGPRLTNSPMMHQAAAWAQKQLTAWGLANVHTEKWGPFGRGWVNEHTSIRMDAPQPFVLLGYPKAWTPGTEGEVSGDAVAVTIETDEDFAKYKGTLKGKFVLQSPTREVASFFESPTRRYTETGLEELSHDQIGSARGRFPGGFGAGMEFRKKRMAFYKEEGILAVVEMSAGARGDNGAVIAQGPMPGDGDRTVEGQVPVPQVVLAGEHYGRLLRVLEKKVPVKLTMNVRSRFVDTSLDVYNVIAEIPGTDKADEVVMIGAHFDSWHTGTGATDNAVSSAVMMEAMRILQTSGLKPRRTIRMALWTGEEQGLLGSRAYVKEHFADPTDMKLKPEHGKLSVYLNMDNGGGAFRGVYLQGNEAAAPVFEAWMKPFHNFGMETLSIRNTGGTDHQAFDAVGLPGFQFIQDPLEYSSRTHHTNLDVYERAIPQDLMQNAIVIASFAYQAANRDALFPRKPLPKPRPATPPPGAPAQRPATATTTSQP
- a CDS encoding M23 family metallopeptidase — its product is MTKRTLPLALSAAVALSACSAQPTPQESVSALAAVQVQEQATRLIEARVPRNATLASLLRAHQVSDDIVNHFVESAKKRFDLRRIRADRPYRLQLGLDGMIREFTYQIDADKFLKVVGADEQAADAMPDYDVQVVPYEKHKALMSIRGEISRETPSLIAAVNAAGESIGLALEFARVFEGEVDFANELQPGDSFELLFEKVVREGEFGGYGDIVAARFTTSGRSFEAFRYAVPGQKADYYDRDGRSMRRFFLKSPLKFEPRVTSGFSFRRVHPVLGTARAHRGVDYGAPSGAPVLAVASGMILRAGWTGGGGNSVYIRHDSGYETRYLHFSRIASGIRAGMRISQGELIGNVGSTGLSTGPHLHYELLKGGTHVNPLDEHRKLPPGQPIPDSALASFVEHRERQAWRFAGSPDRPLGRLARAVPTAAATAANAN
- a CDS encoding winged helix DNA-binding domain-containing protein; translation: MLRERLARHHLAGDGLPSPVDVVRWFGAVQAQDFSGALWAIGQRLATATTEANVLAAFDAGALVRTHVLRPTWHFVAPEDLRWMLALTGPRIQTASAARYRELGLDPSTRAKAERVFARALAGGRHLTRPELADVLRRARIDPADQRLAHLVMHAELEGLICSGPRVGKQFTYALIDERVPPARPVDREAAVTALVTRYFSSHGPATVSDAAWWSGLPMGAVREGIALAGDALQRRIIDRTEYWQSAEGHETTAATKQRPPAAARRAAAVHLLPSFDEYTVAYRDRRPLLHASTPVSTVAQSALLSQPLMLEGRHVGTWRRTLSPRPTAPLLVEVRLLETLAPGQRRALVRGVQRYAAFLGRPVTLIGV
- a CDS encoding serine hydrolase domain-containing protein, whose translation is MIGRLLLTLLVASPAIAAAQPAWSAEAIDAELREVMRLTGARALGMAVIRDGQVAEVRAQGARNATGAPLLPDTVMYGASLTKAAFGYMVMQLVDEGRLDLDASIARYLDRPLPEYPPDDKYGPWKDLGGDDRWRQLTPRILLTHASGFANFAFLEPDGKLRFHFPPGARYAYSGEGLILLQFVLEKGLGLDVGAEMQRRVFDRFGMRTTSMTWRPDFAANLADGWDAQGSPVPHDERSKVRAAGSMDTTLRDFARFAAGYVRGDGLTPKGRADLTRPQRSITTASQFPTFQPEIPPARRRRDLAAGLGVIAFDGPQGPGFYKGGHNDSTGSTWVCVERRRDCVVILANDVRAEPAFPRLVHFVLGDTGAPWTWEYGDMTFTPLRATPRAP